A stretch of DNA from Peromyscus eremicus chromosome 18, PerEre_H2_v1, whole genome shotgun sequence:
TGGCGCACGTCACTGTATTTAGCTGCTTCTGCCAGTGCTGAATTCTTTGCTGACATTGCCCTGGCTCCTATGGAAGCTGCTAAAGTTCGAATCCAAACCCAGCCTGGCTATGCCAACACATTGAGGGAagctgttcccaaaatgtacggCGAAGAAGGCTTAAATGCGTAAGTGAGCATTTTCCTGAAAGTAACCACTGGGGAGAAGAACTTAAGTCCATTTGTCCACCTGAAAATGAGTTGAAACTTTAAGTATCTGTGGACTTGGGTGGCTTGGGCTTGTTAGAACATCTCTAATATGTTGACAGTTAACTTGGCATGTTTCGTATACCAACATGCTTCCTTAGATCCACCTTTGTGGATGATCTTGAATTGAGTTCTACTTGTAAACTTCTTGTTTCTTGTAGTTCCAGTCCAAGAAACATCCAGCAACTTTGTTGGTTGTATAGTCAAAGGTGCTTGAGTCATTGGCATGTGAGATGAATACACCTGCATGCTAGTCTTAGGTTCTGATGGAAATGACTGGCGTTATGCTGTCATGTGTTACTGTCAGGACTCAACTGGTGTGCGGACACTTGTGTGCTGGTGGAAGTCTCTGCTAGGCTAACTCAGGCACCTGTGTAATTAGCATCCTCATTTCCTAGGTTCTACAAGGGTGTTGCTCCTCTGTGGATGAGGCAGATTCCATACACCATGATGAAATTTGCCTGCTTTGAACGTACTGTTGAAGCATTGTACAAATTTGTGGTTCCCAAGCCCCGAAGTGAATGTTCAAAGGCAGAGCAGCTGGTTGTGACATTTGTGGCAGGTTACATAGGTATGACTTACTTATTTACATTCTTATTTACTTAGTTATTTATATATAGGCACGGTCTCACTGTAtaaccatggctgtcctggaactcactctgtagaacaggatggctttgaactcagagatccacctgcctctgtctatcATGTGCTtgcattaaaggtatgcaccaccaccaccaccaccccagctggTATGAATTATTTAGAACACACTTGTTCATGAAATTATGAGCAGATTGTATCACTTCCACTATTGGTCCctttgtgaagaaaaaaattccaaagatTAAAAAATGCAGTTTTATCTTCCTGTTTTTATGCTCTGCTGGATTCATAAATACTTTCTAATTACTTCCTAAAAGTCTTATTTTATAATTCCCATTATTATGGCACACCACTATTGTGCTTGAAAATGCATCTGCTTATAGCCATCTATCTATAACTCCATATGAAGGAGataatgcccttttctgatctCTGAGGGCATGCCATTTGTGAGCATAcgaggcatgcatatggtacacatgcatacatacatgcagggaaaacactcacatatagaaaatgaataaatataaatttttttttaaaaagatttaaataataaaactggAGAGCCaatgtggtaacacatgcctgtaatcttagtacttgggaggctgaggcaggactatcactgaatttatcttgattttttttccccccttcagCTGGAGTCTTCTGTGCAATTGTTTCTCACCCTGCTGACTCTGTGGTCTCTGTACTGAATAAAGAGAAGGGAAGCACAGCTTCTCAGGTCCTGCAGAGACTCGGCTTCAGAGGTAAGATTGGCTTCCCCCTAAAGACAAAGCACCATGTGGGGAGTGGCGGGGAGTGGCGGGTGGCGGGACACTCCATTCACACGTCCTCTGTGAACCAGGTGTGTGGAAGGGCCTCTTCGCCCGAATCATCATGATTGGCACTCTGACCGCACTACAGTGGTTCATCTATGACTCGGTGAAGGTCTACTTCAGGCTCCCTCGCCCTCCTCCACCTGAGATGCCAGAGTCTCTGAAGAAGAAGCTTGGGTTGACTGAGTAGATGATGCATCAAAGTAACATGGACTGAATCTGCTTGTTGATCAGTGTTGAAGAAAGTGCAGAGGAACTTTTATATATTGGACAGTGTAGGAATTGTCCGTTCCAGATGTAATTACTGTAGTACCCTTGCTGAAGGCAAGGGTTTCAAACTTACTCTAAATAAACTCATCCACTCATGATGTAGGTCTACGAGTTTGTTGTTTTAAAACCTGGTATCGAGGCTTGACGGGGATGGTTCCacgcccttaatctcagcactcaggaggcagaggcaggtgagttcaaggccagcctggtgtacagagcgtgttccagaataggctccaaagctacacagagaccctgtctcaaaaaaccaccaaTACCACAAACAAAATCTAGTATTGAAAAAAGATTTAGTCATAAAATAGTTCAAAGAATTAAGATATTCTCCCaggaaaaaatgtaaattaacCATTGGTGTTATTCCTGAATTGTCCCCTCACTCAAGGAGGTCCTGTATTAGGAAATAATCTTAAGTTTTCAAAACATGGTTTATTAAATATGGATAAACACTcatttgtgggtttgttttgaCAAGCTAGTTTTGGGATAGCAAATTTTTGTCTCCTGTCCAGTTTTTGAGTTTACTGATCTTTATTTGTAAAAGGTCACCCAAATTAGACTAATTCTTAGAATGATAGTTAAGGACCAAAACAGGATTGCTAAAAAAACTCGTAAAGTAACCTGCTCTTCACACAACCAGACAAAATCTACTGTCGGCTATTTccagtttggatttaaagagaaAGACTGCCAGAAAACTGTCAGGTGATTGGAGCTGGAGATGCAGCCTCAAGCATACTCAAGACTCCTGAGGTTTAGTTAGAGGCTTCAACCACATTTTAAAACTACAGTGTAATGTTTTCGGAGGTCAGTTTTCCATTTAGAAATACAAAGGCCCAATTTATGCTCTTCTGATTACAGTTTTGCCTTGAAGTCCTTGGTTGTTTGGAGAGGGCTGACAGTCTCTAcataagataaatataaaatgtgtgtgtatgtgtgctggggTAGGGATTGGCATAATCAGCCCAAGaattctgttttgagacaaggggCTGAACTTTTGTATCCCTGgctgctggtctggaacttaacCACAGTGAAGCCAGTcaggtgatcctcctgccacagctttctggggttacagataagAGCCACCATAGCCTGCTTCTGCAAGGATTCCAATAGAGAGAAATGCTTCTATTATAATTCTGTTTTCTAAGAACATTGAACTAAATAGGAGCCATGCATCTGGTTGGATGTTAATTTCTCTGTTGTCACCTTATGCCTTTactgaagagaggaggaagggttaTTAGGTGTGAGATTTTTAGGTGAAACTTGGTGTTTTCTGGGTCTAGCCAGATGGTTACTGTGATAACTTGGCATTGGCAGTATATACATTCCTTACTGCTGTGTCACAAGACAGGTACCTAAGTTAGGGCACAAAATCTCAAGCATTCGAAGTTCTGGCTCTGGGTCTTCGGATGGTCTTCAGCTTTTCATTCGCCTGGGCTAGAAAGGTTCTCTTGTAGCATATTGGTGGCTCCAAGGCAGCTGGGGCTGGGTGGCTTCTAAGGCTTGTAGTAAAGGCAAAGATGAAGCTGATTTAGGACTTGACCTTCAGAGTTTTCTAGCAAACTTCCACTGTATGACAAATCCCAGATAAAAGGGAAAGAGTAaaattgattgttttgttttttgtttttttttttgagacagttcctCTATATattctggctggtcttgaactgacaGACAGGACTCTCTTCTTCCTGAGGGCTGTTattgaaggtgtgtaccaccataccttgCCCAAGGCTTTCTTGCTGGGAGGGTCATCTGCCAGAACGTAAGAACAGGTGGGATTGGAAATAGAGATAGATTGGTACAGACAACCCAGACTAGATCAAGGACCTATTCAGGATACACAATCAGCCGTTCATTTCTAAagtgtttttattgataaatgtAGGATTCAAGAGCAGGTTTTATTTGTAGGTGTTGGTACAAAGTATGCTGTGTTCAAGCTGTTGAGAACTGCTCTTTCCAGTtgaagagttcaaagtcattctgaTTGTTACACAAACATTTGTTCTTCAAAATCCAAGTAAAACGTCCACTTTGAAATTTATTCCATGGGTGTATGCCTGCGACCCTAGCACTTacgagatagaggcaggtggattgctagcttgaggccagtctgggctacttaGAACCTCTGATTTCAGATGTACTAATAAAAAGTACTGATAAGTACGTAAATctaataatttaatatatatgttgggggtggttttttttttttaaacatttcatttgaTCACATGTCTAATGTCAATTCTGTAGACTGGTAGTTCAGTTGAATTGTGTTGGAAGTGAAAGACTGTATACTGATTTCCAGAAGCTTCCAAGATGATAATTACTTCTAAGAGCAATTAAATCTCAAAGTCTGATTTTGCTCAATTGTTTGCACTGGGTGACTGGTGTaacaaaaaacataaattaattgCTTTTTGTGTAAAAGCTTCATGGAATGTTTCGGCCATGCTTTAACTGGGCTTATTAACATTTCTGTGATACTAAAGCGTCCAAAGTATGCTGATGAGTCAGGAAGTCCTGCTGTTCACTTGGGAGTTACACATTGCTTCCTTTGCATAGGAAATTGTGTGGTTgtttacataattttttattattaaagcaaAAATTTCCGTTTAAAACTTCAAGTTTCACACAGTACcataccaggacagccagggctacacagaaaaattaaaaaacaaaacaaaacaaaacaaaacaaaaacctaatttttgatgtttttgaaacaaagtctctaaatagccttgcctgtcctggaactcactgtgtagaccaggccagccttgaactcacacaggtcCACCTtaccctgcctcctaagtgctgggattaaaggtgtcaccaccacacctggcaggaaACAAACTGATCTTTGAATTCAGAGGAATCTAGTTTTCGGTTGAGTGCTATGTCTTCCTTGAAGTGTCATATATTAATAAGTTAGCTTTCCTTAGAttcactttaatacagttcctcatgttgtgactgctaaccataagattatttctgttgctatttcataactgtaatttggatACTGTtctgagttgtaatgtaaatacctgttttCTAGTGGTCTTAGGCCAACCCCTGTGTTTGGAGTTAGGTCCTATAGGTTGAAAACCGCTGCTCTAGAGACTGAAGTATGACCTGGCCATTTCCTACAGTGCAACAAtgtcaacattttcttttttttcttccccctgagacagggtttctctgcttaacagccctggctgtcttggcacttgctctgtagcccaggctggcctcacagagatcctcctgcctctgcctcccgagtgctggtattaaaggtgtgtgcctagACTGTCGAGTGCCATACATGCACCAGTCACAGTAAAGTTTGAATATATTAAATGACAGTTTGGGTGGGTCTCCAAATAAAATACAGTTCCTGCCTAATACTGTGGACAGGATTTGGTGTAGAAATCAGGTGGCTTGCTCTGAGGGAGGCAGTGATTTGAAGATGGAACATAATCAATTCGAGAGGCAATACTATTGCAAAACCCAAACCTCGGTACCAGGTACTTTGCTAACCAGTGTTAAGACTGGTCTGTGTCTGCCCGACACTCACGGATGAACTATTGCTGATTTTATTGACTACATCTGGCTTGAtttgaaatgtttaaagaaaggACATGCCACAGGAACACAAAGAATCATTAGACTAATTGCAGGGGTATTGGTAAATATAACCAAAGTGCATGATAAACCTGAATGGAATGTCTCTATGACTCACTTTTGTATTCCTTTCACTATGTACAGTGAATATACaccaataaaacttttaaaaattagacaaaaAATCTCTACAGTAGTTATtgaagtaattttattttctactgaTAGGAAATAGATCCAGAGGTTTTCATTGTTCCATATTTGTCCCAAAAGGTAATTACATgaccaatagattcttttctcatacaatagaTCTTGATtacggtttcccctccctcagctcccagctcctccccacctcacctcacctccagatccactccttttaTCTCTCATTTAAAGaaagaggtggggctggagagatagctcagaggttaagagcactggctgctcttccagaggtcctgagttcaattcccagcaaccacatggtggctcacaaccatctataatgaaatctggggccctcttctggcatataggcatacatgcaggcagaacactgtacataataaatcattaaaaatgaaagaaaagaacaggcctctacAGGCGTGGCAGCGGcccgcagaggcaggcaggcaggcgcgGCAGCGGGCCGAAACACAGTTgcaataaagaccagaaactgagctaTTACCCGCTGAAGAGTTAGTGAAAACAAGCTCTTAATCaagagcttggaacagggacgcctttaatcccaacacccgggAAGGAGCCATCTCCGTGGGACGGAACCAGAACGGATCTGAACACTCTGTCTGAGACCaaccagggcccagctgctgatcctgtgaaacacaacaacttggaggtgttggggtgactaccctgctcagctgaaatccatccGGGAGAGGATTCAGAACCCTACAGTTTgaaatctgaggaaacaagatcagctgaggagttgacgaatgagcaaaacgtgacctgagaacacagaagaaggcGCCACCCAGCCACCAACCAGATCACCAGTATACACTTCAGTGACTGAGAACAGGTAAGCTTCCATCTCCAGACCGAcagatcaggtctctagcccctaggccctacccatTGGAGTCCCAAagaccagacagctacctttccctgctccccgaccaaaaaaaaaaaaaaaaaaacccaaaaaacaaaaaaactaacccctatgaacctaacaaccactgaaaccataagcacaccctgcaccaactgggaacaactgctcccagaGACAGAACCCATTAATACTGATTTGACTAAGTTGCTCCCGAAGAAACAGAACCCAACAGCaccaatttaaccaagaactcctagtgaaccaagactaaaaattagaacaagagaggcaccttcagacacagacactgcctgcaccgagcagaggaagagatgagtagacgccagtgcaaaaatacaggcaacaacataaagacctatatgacaacatcagaacctagcgattctacacctgcaagacctgaacataccaagaaAGAAGAACAGGCCTCTAAGAGATAACCACTGTCTTAGTcaaagttctattgctgtgaagacaccatgaccatgggaactcttacaaaggaaaacatttgggaggcacacaagcagacatggtgctggagaagtagctgagaattctacatctgaatagcaggaagagaaagacactgggcctggcttaaggttctgaaacctcaaagccctcatCTAgtgagacacacttcctccaacaaagccacacctattccaacaagaccacacttcctaataatgccactccctatgagcctatgggaggccATTTTCAtcacaacaaccaaacatgacaaaataaaagataaagcaaaaccatcatatcaaagttggacgaagcaacccaacaggagaagagtcccaagagcaggcacaagaatcagagactcacttgttctcacagtcaggagtcccataaaaatactaaactggaagctataataCATATGCAGAGTAACTGTGACAGACCGGtgcaggccttgtgcttgctgcctcagtctctgtgagctcatgtgcACCTTGCTTAGTTgtttcagagggccttgttctcctggtgtccttcatccccgcgggctcttacagtttttcttcctcctcttccaaggggttccctgagctctgaggggagggatttgatggagaccttcTATTTAGactctggctgtgggtctctgcatctgttcccatctgctgtcagaggaagcctctctgatgatggctgaataaggcaccaatctacaagtatagcagaatatcattaggaatcattttattgatactttttttctttttctttctttcttttgttttctttttagaccagtagtgtttggttttatcctaggtctcagGGCTACCTAGTCTCTGggtcttggtcacccaagcagtctCATGCAGTGGACCttaagttaaatcagacattggttggctactcccccAATTTCTTTGCCACCATTTCCCtggcatattttgcaggcaggacagattgtaggtcaaaggtctTGTGTtgggctgggttggtgtttacatttctattttggtagcctgcaaagacactagaatgtaggggCGAAGGCTCCATATAGGCATCAGCTGGACTTGTCGatattcagtgagttgtgtgggtgttgtcatCGGCAATGGGTCCTctctgtcagtttgcagagagcaacctaTTCGCAACTGCCTGGGTTGTTGGGAGACTTCATGTGatccccttggccaacaactcacctgaatgcaacccagtcccaaGCTCATTTGGTAATacgagatggccagttgagactccgTATGCCCCATTATTAGGAGACTTCATGAGagtcaccttcatatattttagggtTTCCTGCACCAGGTTCTCATATcatccctcaaatgcccctcagttccagctgtctctccccaaaGTCTCTCCCTCTACTGTTTCTCCCCTCCCCGTTCTTGCCCTGGTAGGAGAggtgggctctagtggagacatattgccctggcctATTATTGTGTTTCCccccataatatttttattaattatttggggaTTTCATGTAATGCACGCCAATCTTACTTACTTCCATTCTTCCCAGGTCCATCCTCCCATCCCcactcaaaacaaagaaaagaaaaaaaaaaagcaagtcctATTTATGTTGTCCAtacactcactggagcatggtcaaactcccagggGCCGGCCCCTTACAAGTAAACTGGATCCTTCCTCAccccccaccagaagccatcaactgtgaagagctacacttcagcatgtTTATCACAGTTTGTAAGGACTTTCTTTAAAAGCTTCCTGTCTggactgtttctttttccttttctttctttctttctttctttctttctttctttctttctttctttctttctttctttctttctttctttctttctttttttttttttggttttttgagacagggtttctctgtgtagctctggctgtcctagaactcactctgtagcccaggctggcctcgagctcacagagatccacctgcctctgcctcctgagtgctgggattaaaggcgtgcgccaccactgcccggcttggactgtttctttttggggggcaagttgtcacagaagccttggTTATGAGTCTGCAGCCATCGACACCACTGTAAAAGAAACTTCCTTGTCCACAGCGGGGATCCATGGATCCTGTCCATGGCAGCAGCAGGGATCATGGACATCAACGTGGCCTCCGACGGCAACATGGTTCCAGCGCTGAAGTCTTTCGAGGAGacttaatccagaaaatgaaccattcttgGATATCTTGTCAGAGTCAGGGTGATTGTATGGTTGGGCAGTGTGTCCTGGGGTAGTACCTGCAccagctccaggctgctgcccaCCACTCTGTCAGCATCCTGGGAACAGCCAATAAGaccttctgttgtggaatattcttctaactgtgtaaaggtgcgttacatttgtttaattaaacaaaattaaccCCGGCGTCAGGTGGCTGAGTCAGCaattagctgacaggaagtggtagggaggagctaAGTGTAGCAAGTGTTCTTTAGTAGGTGCTGAGCAGATGGATAGCCTCTGTTTTGGGAGACAGGAGCAAGGACAGAAGGTTATGTTAGTTATTATGCAGCGCTCTTTTATTCATTAAATGGCatgaggcatgacaaaacccactGTAACGGTTTATTAGGAAAAGGGGGGACAGAAAAGATG
This window harbors:
- the Slc25a3 gene encoding solute carrier family 25 member 3 isoform X1, which codes for MFSSVAHLARANPFNAPHLQLVHDGLSGPRSPPGPPRRSRHLAAAAVEEQYSCDYGSGRFFILCGVGGIISCGTTHTALVPLDLVKCRMQVDPQKYKGIFNGFSVTLKEDGVRGLAKGWAPTFIGYSMQGLCKFGFYEVFKVLYSNMLGEENTYLWRTSLYLAASASAEFFADIALAPMEAAKVRIQTQPGYANTLREAVPKMYGEEGLNAFYKGVAPLWMRQIPYTMMKFACFERTVEALYKFVVPKPRSECSKAEQLVVTFVAGYIAGVFCAIVSHPADSVVSVLNKEKGSTASQVLQRLGFRGVWKGLFARIIMIGTLTALQWFIYDSVKVYFRLPRPPPPEMPESLKKKLGLTE
- the Slc25a3 gene encoding solute carrier family 25 member 3 isoform X2, giving the protein MFSSVAHLARANPFNAPHLQLVHDGLSGPRSPPGPPRRSRHLAAAAVEEYSCEFGSMKYYALCGFGGVLSCGLTHTAVVPLDLVKCRMQVDPQKYKGIFNGFSVTLKEDGVRGLAKGWAPTFIGYSMQGLCKFGFYEVFKVLYSNMLGEENTYLWRTSLYLAASASAEFFADIALAPMEAAKVRIQTQPGYANTLREAVPKMYGEEGLNAFYKGVAPLWMRQIPYTMMKFACFERTVEALYKFVVPKPRSECSKAEQLVVTFVAGYIAGVFCAIVSHPADSVVSVLNKEKGSTASQVLQRLGFRGVWKGLFARIIMIGTLTALQWFIYDSVKVYFRLPRPPPPEMPESLKKKLGLTE